One window of the Salvia miltiorrhiza cultivar Shanhuang (shh) chromosome 6, IMPLAD_Smil_shh, whole genome shotgun sequence genome contains the following:
- the LOC130988733 gene encoding cyclic nucleotide-gated ion channel 2-like isoform X3 — MHVLHLASSPQTLLPIVSITSYHVITQHGLTIHIHSSTYHSLFIHYVPSPLSSHKSLNGFLPTKMPTNPFSISRLVSCVKRRWLGIFRRKSVQPDNGDEGDEYQFSSSGECYECTQVGVPVFHSTSCERAGQPEWEASAGSSLLPIKNRPKREKSGRGQGGVLDPRTKRVQRWNRAFLLARGMALAVDPLFFYALSIGRGGSPCLYMDGGLAAAVAVLRTCVDAVHLGHLWLQFRLAYVSRESLVVGCGKLVWDARVIAAHYLRSLKGFWFDVFVILPVPQAAFWLLVPRLIRDEQIKLIMTILLLIFLFQFLPKVYHCICLMRRMQKVTGYIFGTIWWGFGLNLIAYFIASHVAGGCWYVLAIQRVASCLKQRCTLSGTCNLSLSCSEEVCYQMLKSGAMDIPCGGGNSTVRKPMCLDVNGPFQYGIYKWALPVVSSNSIAVKILYPIFWGLMTLSTFGNDLEPTSHWLEVMFSICTVLSGLMLFTLLIGNIQVFLHAVMAKKRKMQLRTRDTEWWMKRRQLPSELRQRVRRYEHQKWATLGCDDEMELIQDLPEGLRRDIKRFLCLDLIKKVPIFHSLDDLILDNICDRVQPLVFSKDEKIIREGDPVARMVFIVRGRVKSSQNLSRGVVATCMLEPGGFFGDELMSWCLRRPFKDRLPASSATFTCIESTEAFALDAKHLRYITDHFRYKFANERLTRTSRYYSSNWRTWAAVNIQLAWRRYIYRTQRALSFRSTADDSDRLLRQYAAFFMSIRPHDHLE; from the exons atgcatGTCCTACACCTCGCCTCTTCTCCACAAACCCTCCTACCAATTGTCAGCATCACTAGCTACCATGTAATAACACAACATGGCTTGACGATTCATATCCATTCATCAACTTATCACTCCCTTTTTATTCACTACGTCCCATCTCCACTTTCCTCTCACAAGAGTTTAAATGGTTTCCTTCCCACCAAGATGCCTACCAACCCTTTCTCCATCTCAAG ACTAGTATCTTGCGTGAAGCGCAGGTGGCTTGGAATATTCCGGCGGAAATCCGTGCAGCCCGACAACGGCGACGAGGGCGATGAATATCAGTTCTCGAGCTCCGGCGAGTGCTACGAATGCACGCAGGTGGGGGTCCCGGTGTTCCACTCGACGAGCTGCGAGAGGGCCGGGCAGCCGGAGTGGGAGGCGTCGGCGGGGTCATCGCTGCTGCCGATAAAGAACCGGCCGAAGAGGGAGAAGAGCGGGCGGGGGCAGGGCGGCGTGCTGGACCCGCGGACGAAGCGCGTGCAGAGGTGGAACCGGGCGTTCCTGCTGGCGCGGGGGATGGCGCTGGCGGTGGACCCGCTCTTCTTCTACGCGCTGTCGATCGGGCGGGGGGGGTCGCCGTGCCTGTACATGGACGGGGGgctggcggcggcggtggcggtgcTCCGCACGTGCGTGGACGCGGTGCACCTGGGCCACCTCTGGCTGCAGTTCCGCCTTGCCTACGTGTCCAGGGAGTCGCTCGTCGTTGGCTGCGGGAAGCTCGTGTGGGATGCACGTGTCATCGCCGCGCACTACCTCCGCTCCCTCAAGGGCTTCTGGTTTGATGTCTTTGTCATTCTACCCGTGCCTCAG GCGGCATTTTGGCTACTGGTGCCACGATTGATAAGAGACGAGCAGATAAAGCTGATAATGACCATTCTCCTACTCATCTTCTTGTTCCAGTTCCTGCCTAAGGTTTATCACTGCATATGTTTGATGAGAAGAATGCAAAAGGTGACAGGCTATATATTTGGTACAATTTGGTGGGGTTTTGGCCTTAATCTCATTGCATACTTCATTGCTTCACAT GTTGCCGGTGGATGCTGGTATGTTCTGGCCATACAGCGTGTGGCCTCGTGCCTCAAGCAACGGTGCACTTTGAGTGGAACGTGTAACCTGTCGTTGTCCTGCTCGGAGGAGGTCTGCTATCAGATGCTGAAATCAGGGGCTATGGATATCCCCTGTGGCGGCGGTAACTCCACTGTGAGAAAGCCGATGTGTTTGGATGTGAATGGGCCGTTCCAGTACGGGATATACAAGTGGGCTCTCCCCGTTGTCTCGAGCAACTCCATCGCCGTGAAGATTCTGTATCCTATTTTTTGGGGATTGATGACTCTGAG CACTTTTGGCAATGACTTGGAGCCCACGAGCCATTGGCTGGAAGTAATGTTCAGTATATGCACTGTGCTCAGTGGCCTCATGCTATTCACTTTGTTGATTGGTAACATTCAG GTATTTTTGCACGCGGTGATGGCGAAGAAACGGAAAATGCAGCTGAGGACCCGGGACACGGAGTGGTGGATGAAGCGGAGGCAGCTGCCATCGGAGCTGAGGCAAAGAGTGCGGCGCTACGAGCATCAGAAATGGGCAACACTTGGGTGTGATGATGAGATGGAACTGATTCAAGACTTGCCCGAAGGGCTTAGGCGGGACATCAAACGCTTTCTCTGCCTTGATCTTATTAAAAAG GTACCCATATTCCACAGCTTGGATGATTTGATCCTCGACAACATATGCGACCGTGTTCAGCCTCTCGTATTCTCCAAAGATGAAAAG ATCATAAGAGAAGGAGACCCGGTGGCACGGATGGTGTTCATCGTGCGCGGCCGCGTGAAGAGTAGCCAAAACCTCAGCCGAGGAGTGGTGGCGACATGCATGCTGGAGCCTGGTGGCTTCTTTGGGGACGAGCTCATGTCGTGGTGCCTCCGCCGCCCTTTCAAGGACAGACTCCCGGCTTCCTCCGCAACCTTCACTTGCATCGAATCAACCGAGGCATTCGCTCTCGATGCCAAGCATCTGAGGTATATAACCGATCACTTCCGCTACAAATTCGCCAACGAGAGGCTCACACGCACCTCCAGATACTACTCCTCCAACTGGAGGACTTGGGCGGCTGTTAACATCCAGCTCGCTTGGCGCCGTTACATCTACAGAACGCAGCGAGCACTCAGCTTTCGCTCCACCGCTGATGATAGTGATCGCCTTCTCCGACAGTATGCCGCCTTTTTTATGTCCATCAGGCCTCATGATCATCTTGAATGA
- the LOC130988733 gene encoding cyclic nucleotide-gated ion channel 2-like isoform X1, with protein sequence MHVLHLASSPQTLLPIVSITSYHVITQHGLTIHIHSSTYHSLFIHYVPSPLSSHKSLNGFLPTKMPTNPFSISRWLGIFRRKSVQPDNGDEGDEYQFSSSGECYECTQVGVPVFHSTSCERAGQPEWEASAGSSLLPIKNRPKREKSGRGQGGVLDPRTKRVQRWNRAFLLARGMALAVDPLFFYALSIGRGGSPCLYMDGGLAAAVAVLRTCVDAVHLGHLWLQFRLAYVSRESLVVGCGKLVWDARVIAAHYLRSLKGFWFDVFVILPVPQAAFWLLVPRLIRDEQIKLIMTILLLIFLFQFLPKVYHCICLMRRMQKVTGYIFGTIWWGFGLNLIAYFIASHVAGGCWYVLAIQRVASCLKQRCTLSGTCNLSLSCSEEVCYQMLKSGAMDIPCGGGNSTVRKPMCLDVNGPFQYGIYKWALPVVSSNSIAVKILYPIFWGLMTLSTFGNDLEPTSHWLEVMFSICTVLSGLMLFTLLIGNIQVFLHAVMAKKRKMQLRTRDTEWWMKRRQLPSELRQRVRRYEHQKWATLGCDDEMELIQDLPEGLRRDIKRFLCLDLIKKVPIFHSLDDLILDNICDRVQPLVFSKDEKIIREGDPVARMVFIVRGRVKSSQNLSRGVVATCMLEPGGFFGDELMSWCLRRPFKDRLPASSATFTCIESTEAFALDAKHLRYITDHFRYKFANERLTRTSRYYSSNWRTWAAVNIQLAWRRYIYRTQRALSFRSTADDSDRLLRQYAAFFMSIRPHDHLE encoded by the exons atgcatGTCCTACACCTCGCCTCTTCTCCACAAACCCTCCTACCAATTGTCAGCATCACTAGCTACCATGTAATAACACAACATGGCTTGACGATTCATATCCATTCATCAACTTATCACTCCCTTTTTATTCACTACGTCCCATCTCCACTTTCCTCTCACAAGAGTTTAAATGGTTTCCTTCCCACCAAGATGCCTACCAACCCTTTCTCCATCTCAAG GTGGCTTGGAATATTCCGGCGGAAATCCGTGCAGCCCGACAACGGCGACGAGGGCGATGAATATCAGTTCTCGAGCTCCGGCGAGTGCTACGAATGCACGCAGGTGGGGGTCCCGGTGTTCCACTCGACGAGCTGCGAGAGGGCCGGGCAGCCGGAGTGGGAGGCGTCGGCGGGGTCATCGCTGCTGCCGATAAAGAACCGGCCGAAGAGGGAGAAGAGCGGGCGGGGGCAGGGCGGCGTGCTGGACCCGCGGACGAAGCGCGTGCAGAGGTGGAACCGGGCGTTCCTGCTGGCGCGGGGGATGGCGCTGGCGGTGGACCCGCTCTTCTTCTACGCGCTGTCGATCGGGCGGGGGGGGTCGCCGTGCCTGTACATGGACGGGGGgctggcggcggcggtggcggtgcTCCGCACGTGCGTGGACGCGGTGCACCTGGGCCACCTCTGGCTGCAGTTCCGCCTTGCCTACGTGTCCAGGGAGTCGCTCGTCGTTGGCTGCGGGAAGCTCGTGTGGGATGCACGTGTCATCGCCGCGCACTACCTCCGCTCCCTCAAGGGCTTCTGGTTTGATGTCTTTGTCATTCTACCCGTGCCTCAG GCGGCATTTTGGCTACTGGTGCCACGATTGATAAGAGACGAGCAGATAAAGCTGATAATGACCATTCTCCTACTCATCTTCTTGTTCCAGTTCCTGCCTAAGGTTTATCACTGCATATGTTTGATGAGAAGAATGCAAAAGGTGACAGGCTATATATTTGGTACAATTTGGTGGGGTTTTGGCCTTAATCTCATTGCATACTTCATTGCTTCACAT GTTGCCGGTGGATGCTGGTATGTTCTGGCCATACAGCGTGTGGCCTCGTGCCTCAAGCAACGGTGCACTTTGAGTGGAACGTGTAACCTGTCGTTGTCCTGCTCGGAGGAGGTCTGCTATCAGATGCTGAAATCAGGGGCTATGGATATCCCCTGTGGCGGCGGTAACTCCACTGTGAGAAAGCCGATGTGTTTGGATGTGAATGGGCCGTTCCAGTACGGGATATACAAGTGGGCTCTCCCCGTTGTCTCGAGCAACTCCATCGCCGTGAAGATTCTGTATCCTATTTTTTGGGGATTGATGACTCTGAG CACTTTTGGCAATGACTTGGAGCCCACGAGCCATTGGCTGGAAGTAATGTTCAGTATATGCACTGTGCTCAGTGGCCTCATGCTATTCACTTTGTTGATTGGTAACATTCAG GTATTTTTGCACGCGGTGATGGCGAAGAAACGGAAAATGCAGCTGAGGACCCGGGACACGGAGTGGTGGATGAAGCGGAGGCAGCTGCCATCGGAGCTGAGGCAAAGAGTGCGGCGCTACGAGCATCAGAAATGGGCAACACTTGGGTGTGATGATGAGATGGAACTGATTCAAGACTTGCCCGAAGGGCTTAGGCGGGACATCAAACGCTTTCTCTGCCTTGATCTTATTAAAAAG GTACCCATATTCCACAGCTTGGATGATTTGATCCTCGACAACATATGCGACCGTGTTCAGCCTCTCGTATTCTCCAAAGATGAAAAG ATCATAAGAGAAGGAGACCCGGTGGCACGGATGGTGTTCATCGTGCGCGGCCGCGTGAAGAGTAGCCAAAACCTCAGCCGAGGAGTGGTGGCGACATGCATGCTGGAGCCTGGTGGCTTCTTTGGGGACGAGCTCATGTCGTGGTGCCTCCGCCGCCCTTTCAAGGACAGACTCCCGGCTTCCTCCGCAACCTTCACTTGCATCGAATCAACCGAGGCATTCGCTCTCGATGCCAAGCATCTGAGGTATATAACCGATCACTTCCGCTACAAATTCGCCAACGAGAGGCTCACACGCACCTCCAGATACTACTCCTCCAACTGGAGGACTTGGGCGGCTGTTAACATCCAGCTCGCTTGGCGCCGTTACATCTACAGAACGCAGCGAGCACTCAGCTTTCGCTCCACCGCTGATGATAGTGATCGCCTTCTCCGACAGTATGCCGCCTTTTTTATGTCCATCAGGCCTCATGATCATCTTGAATGA
- the LOC130988733 gene encoding cyclic nucleotide-gated ion channel 2-like isoform X4, which yields MHVLHLASSPQTLLPIVSITSYHVITQHGLTIHIHSSTYHSLFIHYVPSPLSSHKSLNGFLPTKMPTNPFSISRWLGIFRRKSVQPDNGDEGDEYQFSSSGECYECTQVGVPVFHSTSCERAGQPEWEASAGSSLLPIKNRPKREKSGRGQGGVLDPRTKRVQRWNRAFLLARGMALAVDPLFFYALSIGRGGSPCLYMDGGLAAAVAVLRTCVDAVHLGHLWLQFRLAYVSRESLVVGCGKLVWDARVIAAHYLRSLKGFWFDVFVILPVPQFLPKVYHCICLMRRMQKVTGYIFGTIWWGFGLNLIAYFIASHVAGGCWYVLAIQRVASCLKQRCTLSGTCNLSLSCSEEVCYQMLKSGAMDIPCGGGNSTVRKPMCLDVNGPFQYGIYKWALPVVSSNSIAVKILYPIFWGLMTLSTFGNDLEPTSHWLEVMFSICTVLSGLMLFTLLIGNIQVFLHAVMAKKRKMQLRTRDTEWWMKRRQLPSELRQRVRRYEHQKWATLGCDDEMELIQDLPEGLRRDIKRFLCLDLIKKVPIFHSLDDLILDNICDRVQPLVFSKDEKIIREGDPVARMVFIVRGRVKSSQNLSRGVVATCMLEPGGFFGDELMSWCLRRPFKDRLPASSATFTCIESTEAFALDAKHLRYITDHFRYKFANERLTRTSRYYSSNWRTWAAVNIQLAWRRYIYRTQRALSFRSTADDSDRLLRQYAAFFMSIRPHDHLE from the exons atgcatGTCCTACACCTCGCCTCTTCTCCACAAACCCTCCTACCAATTGTCAGCATCACTAGCTACCATGTAATAACACAACATGGCTTGACGATTCATATCCATTCATCAACTTATCACTCCCTTTTTATTCACTACGTCCCATCTCCACTTTCCTCTCACAAGAGTTTAAATGGTTTCCTTCCCACCAAGATGCCTACCAACCCTTTCTCCATCTCAAG GTGGCTTGGAATATTCCGGCGGAAATCCGTGCAGCCCGACAACGGCGACGAGGGCGATGAATATCAGTTCTCGAGCTCCGGCGAGTGCTACGAATGCACGCAGGTGGGGGTCCCGGTGTTCCACTCGACGAGCTGCGAGAGGGCCGGGCAGCCGGAGTGGGAGGCGTCGGCGGGGTCATCGCTGCTGCCGATAAAGAACCGGCCGAAGAGGGAGAAGAGCGGGCGGGGGCAGGGCGGCGTGCTGGACCCGCGGACGAAGCGCGTGCAGAGGTGGAACCGGGCGTTCCTGCTGGCGCGGGGGATGGCGCTGGCGGTGGACCCGCTCTTCTTCTACGCGCTGTCGATCGGGCGGGGGGGGTCGCCGTGCCTGTACATGGACGGGGGgctggcggcggcggtggcggtgcTCCGCACGTGCGTGGACGCGGTGCACCTGGGCCACCTCTGGCTGCAGTTCCGCCTTGCCTACGTGTCCAGGGAGTCGCTCGTCGTTGGCTGCGGGAAGCTCGTGTGGGATGCACGTGTCATCGCCGCGCACTACCTCCGCTCCCTCAAGGGCTTCTGGTTTGATGTCTTTGTCATTCTACCCGTGCCTCAG TTCCTGCCTAAGGTTTATCACTGCATATGTTTGATGAGAAGAATGCAAAAGGTGACAGGCTATATATTTGGTACAATTTGGTGGGGTTTTGGCCTTAATCTCATTGCATACTTCATTGCTTCACAT GTTGCCGGTGGATGCTGGTATGTTCTGGCCATACAGCGTGTGGCCTCGTGCCTCAAGCAACGGTGCACTTTGAGTGGAACGTGTAACCTGTCGTTGTCCTGCTCGGAGGAGGTCTGCTATCAGATGCTGAAATCAGGGGCTATGGATATCCCCTGTGGCGGCGGTAACTCCACTGTGAGAAAGCCGATGTGTTTGGATGTGAATGGGCCGTTCCAGTACGGGATATACAAGTGGGCTCTCCCCGTTGTCTCGAGCAACTCCATCGCCGTGAAGATTCTGTATCCTATTTTTTGGGGATTGATGACTCTGAG CACTTTTGGCAATGACTTGGAGCCCACGAGCCATTGGCTGGAAGTAATGTTCAGTATATGCACTGTGCTCAGTGGCCTCATGCTATTCACTTTGTTGATTGGTAACATTCAG GTATTTTTGCACGCGGTGATGGCGAAGAAACGGAAAATGCAGCTGAGGACCCGGGACACGGAGTGGTGGATGAAGCGGAGGCAGCTGCCATCGGAGCTGAGGCAAAGAGTGCGGCGCTACGAGCATCAGAAATGGGCAACACTTGGGTGTGATGATGAGATGGAACTGATTCAAGACTTGCCCGAAGGGCTTAGGCGGGACATCAAACGCTTTCTCTGCCTTGATCTTATTAAAAAG GTACCCATATTCCACAGCTTGGATGATTTGATCCTCGACAACATATGCGACCGTGTTCAGCCTCTCGTATTCTCCAAAGATGAAAAG ATCATAAGAGAAGGAGACCCGGTGGCACGGATGGTGTTCATCGTGCGCGGCCGCGTGAAGAGTAGCCAAAACCTCAGCCGAGGAGTGGTGGCGACATGCATGCTGGAGCCTGGTGGCTTCTTTGGGGACGAGCTCATGTCGTGGTGCCTCCGCCGCCCTTTCAAGGACAGACTCCCGGCTTCCTCCGCAACCTTCACTTGCATCGAATCAACCGAGGCATTCGCTCTCGATGCCAAGCATCTGAGGTATATAACCGATCACTTCCGCTACAAATTCGCCAACGAGAGGCTCACACGCACCTCCAGATACTACTCCTCCAACTGGAGGACTTGGGCGGCTGTTAACATCCAGCTCGCTTGGCGCCGTTACATCTACAGAACGCAGCGAGCACTCAGCTTTCGCTCCACCGCTGATGATAGTGATCGCCTTCTCCGACAGTATGCCGCCTTTTTTATGTCCATCAGGCCTCATGATCATCTTGAATGA
- the LOC130988733 gene encoding cyclic nucleotide-gated ion channel 2-like isoform X2: MPTNPFSISRLVSCVKRRWLGIFRRKSVQPDNGDEGDEYQFSSSGECYECTQVGVPVFHSTSCERAGQPEWEASAGSSLLPIKNRPKREKSGRGQGGVLDPRTKRVQRWNRAFLLARGMALAVDPLFFYALSIGRGGSPCLYMDGGLAAAVAVLRTCVDAVHLGHLWLQFRLAYVSRESLVVGCGKLVWDARVIAAHYLRSLKGFWFDVFVILPVPQFLPKVYHCICLMRRMQKVTGYIFGTIWWGFGLNLIAYFIASHVAGGCWYVLAIQRVASCLKQRCTLSGTCNLSLSCSEEVCYQMLKSGAMDIPCGGGNSTVRKPMCLDVNGPFQYGIYKWALPVVSSNSIAVKILYPIFWGLMTLSTFGNDLEPTSHWLEVMFSICTVLSGLMLFTLLIGNIQVFLHAVMAKKRKMQLRTRDTEWWMKRRQLPSELRQRVRRYEHQKWATLGCDDEMELIQDLPEGLRRDIKRFLCLDLIKKVPIFHSLDDLILDNICDRVQPLVFSKDEKIIREGDPVARMVFIVRGRVKSSQNLSRGVVATCMLEPGGFFGDELMSWCLRRPFKDRLPASSATFTCIESTEAFALDAKHLRYITDHFRYKFANERLTRTSRYYSSNWRTWAAVNIQLAWRRYIYRTQRALSFRSTADDSDRLLRQYAAFFMSIRPHDHLE; the protein is encoded by the exons ATGCCTACCAACCCTTTCTCCATCTCAAG ACTAGTATCTTGCGTGAAGCGCAGGTGGCTTGGAATATTCCGGCGGAAATCCGTGCAGCCCGACAACGGCGACGAGGGCGATGAATATCAGTTCTCGAGCTCCGGCGAGTGCTACGAATGCACGCAGGTGGGGGTCCCGGTGTTCCACTCGACGAGCTGCGAGAGGGCCGGGCAGCCGGAGTGGGAGGCGTCGGCGGGGTCATCGCTGCTGCCGATAAAGAACCGGCCGAAGAGGGAGAAGAGCGGGCGGGGGCAGGGCGGCGTGCTGGACCCGCGGACGAAGCGCGTGCAGAGGTGGAACCGGGCGTTCCTGCTGGCGCGGGGGATGGCGCTGGCGGTGGACCCGCTCTTCTTCTACGCGCTGTCGATCGGGCGGGGGGGGTCGCCGTGCCTGTACATGGACGGGGGgctggcggcggcggtggcggtgcTCCGCACGTGCGTGGACGCGGTGCACCTGGGCCACCTCTGGCTGCAGTTCCGCCTTGCCTACGTGTCCAGGGAGTCGCTCGTCGTTGGCTGCGGGAAGCTCGTGTGGGATGCACGTGTCATCGCCGCGCACTACCTCCGCTCCCTCAAGGGCTTCTGGTTTGATGTCTTTGTCATTCTACCCGTGCCTCAG TTCCTGCCTAAGGTTTATCACTGCATATGTTTGATGAGAAGAATGCAAAAGGTGACAGGCTATATATTTGGTACAATTTGGTGGGGTTTTGGCCTTAATCTCATTGCATACTTCATTGCTTCACAT GTTGCCGGTGGATGCTGGTATGTTCTGGCCATACAGCGTGTGGCCTCGTGCCTCAAGCAACGGTGCACTTTGAGTGGAACGTGTAACCTGTCGTTGTCCTGCTCGGAGGAGGTCTGCTATCAGATGCTGAAATCAGGGGCTATGGATATCCCCTGTGGCGGCGGTAACTCCACTGTGAGAAAGCCGATGTGTTTGGATGTGAATGGGCCGTTCCAGTACGGGATATACAAGTGGGCTCTCCCCGTTGTCTCGAGCAACTCCATCGCCGTGAAGATTCTGTATCCTATTTTTTGGGGATTGATGACTCTGAG CACTTTTGGCAATGACTTGGAGCCCACGAGCCATTGGCTGGAAGTAATGTTCAGTATATGCACTGTGCTCAGTGGCCTCATGCTATTCACTTTGTTGATTGGTAACATTCAG GTATTTTTGCACGCGGTGATGGCGAAGAAACGGAAAATGCAGCTGAGGACCCGGGACACGGAGTGGTGGATGAAGCGGAGGCAGCTGCCATCGGAGCTGAGGCAAAGAGTGCGGCGCTACGAGCATCAGAAATGGGCAACACTTGGGTGTGATGATGAGATGGAACTGATTCAAGACTTGCCCGAAGGGCTTAGGCGGGACATCAAACGCTTTCTCTGCCTTGATCTTATTAAAAAG GTACCCATATTCCACAGCTTGGATGATTTGATCCTCGACAACATATGCGACCGTGTTCAGCCTCTCGTATTCTCCAAAGATGAAAAG ATCATAAGAGAAGGAGACCCGGTGGCACGGATGGTGTTCATCGTGCGCGGCCGCGTGAAGAGTAGCCAAAACCTCAGCCGAGGAGTGGTGGCGACATGCATGCTGGAGCCTGGTGGCTTCTTTGGGGACGAGCTCATGTCGTGGTGCCTCCGCCGCCCTTTCAAGGACAGACTCCCGGCTTCCTCCGCAACCTTCACTTGCATCGAATCAACCGAGGCATTCGCTCTCGATGCCAAGCATCTGAGGTATATAACCGATCACTTCCGCTACAAATTCGCCAACGAGAGGCTCACACGCACCTCCAGATACTACTCCTCCAACTGGAGGACTTGGGCGGCTGTTAACATCCAGCTCGCTTGGCGCCGTTACATCTACAGAACGCAGCGAGCACTCAGCTTTCGCTCCACCGCTGATGATAGTGATCGCCTTCTCCGACAGTATGCCGCCTTTTTTATGTCCATCAGGCCTCATGATCATCTTGAATGA
- the LOC130988735 gene encoding probable calcium-binding protein CML46, translated as MMISLTHMILVLGVSEFLLFHLLTATKTIRAFLSRFQPSTYPSASAPTQQIIKRSVISRGDAHVVLRSLGMCVEAAEQLPESVDLVELFEEESPSLREVKEAFDVFDANRDGFIDAAELHNVLCCLGLREGLTQHDCARMIGLLDEDGDGDGDGDARIDFDEFVRFMDNALC; from the coding sequence ATGATGATATCCCTCACTCACATGATTCTGGTTTTGGGAGTGTCGGAGTTCCTCCTCTTCCACTTGCTCACCGCCACCAAAACCATCCGCGCCTTCCTCTcccgattccagccatccactTATCCCTCCGCCTCCGCCCCCACGCAACAGATCATCAAGAGAAGCGTGATCAGCAGAGGAGACGCCCACGTCGTCCTCAGAAGCTTAGGGATGTGCGtcgaggcggcggagcagctgCCGGAGAGCGTCGACCTCGTGGAGCTCTTCGAAGAGGAGAGCCCTAGCTTGAGGGAAGTGAAGGAGGCTTTCGACGTGTTTGATGCAAACAGGGATGGGTTTATTGATGCGGCGGAGTTGCATAATGTGCTTTGCTGTCTGGGGCTCAGGGAAGGTTTGACGCAGCACGACTGCGCCAGAATGATTGGGTTGTTGGATGaagatggagatggagatggagatggagatgcGAGGATTGATTTCGATGAGTTTGTGAGATTCATGGACAACGCCTTGTGTTGA